The window TGCCACCGTTTAGAATATTCATTGGACCTATCAACATATGtataaaaatgtactaaatacccAAGTAATGGAAAGAGAATGCATACCTCAATGGTATCACCAATGTTGATAACAAGTGCATTTGGAATTGGTTGGATAGGCACCCAAACATTGTCTTTAAGTATTTGTAGGCCAACTGAGTTGCCTTTACCCTGTTGTAAAACTGTTAGTGCACTTCCATCTGAGTGGGGACTTAGCCCCAAAACAAGATCTGGTCTAGGACATGCTGGATAGTAGTTCATTCTCAATGCTTGTACAGCAACTCCAAACATTTCTTCAAAAATATCCTCATTCAGTCCAAGACTGATTGCTATATATTTTAGTAAATTCTTGCATAGCTTCCTTATCTCCCTTGAGTATATCTCTACTGTTTCACTGCAAAAAGGGAACaaaagttgaggtccaagaatgTGGTTTAGCGATCGACGAAGTGgatgaaattcatgagaaatcaGGGTTCAAATTCCAGCCAAGATAGATAATGCAAGGTACTTTTTTCCTATTTGCCTAAGCTTAGCAGCGGAGTTACTCGATACATGTGCTGTCGATTAGAGCTAACCAGTAGTATAATAAGGTGGTCCCCACCCAATTTACAAAAAATTGAACTTTTCTTGTTCAAACTAGTAGTCAATCTAAGGTGGCCCCCCACCCAATTTACAAGTGTTTTGCACTTGCTTATCAAAGAGTTGTATTTTTCAACTAGTTTTTTTAGCTGAAGTTTAGGCTTACCTGAAATCAGCTGGCTTTGTTGGCCAGAGTTTTGGATTTCTAATGAAATGAGGTTCCACACCAAGGGCAAACATGTTACACCAGTCAAGCTTTTGATCTTCTGAGAAAACAAAAGCTTGACCATAACCTTGAACTGTACCAGGAGCCATTGGATATTTCTGTTTCTCCTCTAAAGGTAGCATGAAAAACTCCATAGctattttctccattttttcaAGCAAGTCCAAATCAATCCCATGGTTAATTACCTATAACATAATAAACCAAAATTAGAATCCCATAATCTTTTAGATTAGAAAATGTTGAATGGAAAAAAAAGATagctcggtgcactaagcttccgctatgcgcggggtttgGGAAagggccagaccacaagggtgtattgtacgcagccttaccctgcatttctgcaagaggctgtttccacggctcgaacccgtgacctctgGTCACAtagcagcaactttaccagttacgtcaaGGTTCCAACGGGAAGAAGTTAAGTACCTGAAAAAATCCCCACTCTTCACATGAACTAGAAAGCTTCAAGATTTCAAAGTGGAAATCCTGACTATTTTTGTTGCCTTTCAAGATTTTGGACAAATCAACAACAGGAATGTTGTTAAGGTTACAAGAAGATGGAGTAGTAACTGTGGCAAGTTTTGGCCTTTCTATCATATCTCTTACAAATCTTTCAGGAATAGAAGATGGCTTAGTCTTTTTCAGTTCTTGAACATCATCAATGTGACCAACCTTAACAGGAAAACTTGGCACTGGAGCCATTTTCTAacacaacttttgtttttgggaaATGGTACTTTTCTTTGGTGGGGTTGGAAAATTTTTGCTTACAAAACAACTAGTCAAGGTTGTGAGTTTCTGCTTTGTTAGGCATTAAATTCAGAAAATGTCAAGTACTTATAGAGGGTAAAGAGTGACAAAATGATGTATCTCTGATTTTATTGTGTAGGTCCCTAGCTGATGCACTTTAATAAATTCTCAGTCATGCAAGTTCTATAGTCTAGAAATGTAGTAATATATAAACCAATAATTGCTTGCACTTCCATCCAATTACCAACATTCAATATGGATCATAGCATCAGCATCTTGAGTTCTGAGTACAATTCTTTCCAAATAGaagaattgtttttttttcttttctttcccttttagcTACTTTTTGTAATTTGTCTCttcaaaaaatgaaaagcatGTTAGTTTCATTGATTGAAGCAAAATACTTTCACTCCCCTGTTAAGTTGCATTAAGGGTTAATCAAACGAGAGGGAGGTCATGTGCACAAACCTTCTCACGTTCACGCGGAGCCCGTGGAAGGATCACACCTCAAGGGATATGATATAGTTAGCATATTCTGGCACAAGCGTTAGTAGTTTATTCCACGTCTCCATCTTGCCTTCCGATTAATAAATATATCTATTTATTATAACATGTTCTTTCATGACAGGTAAGCCAACCTCTCGCGCGATTAATTTGATTTCGCACTAGATAGATCCGCTAAGAAGTAAAGTGCTCTACCCAATTCATTTTCAATGTTCGAACTAAAAATCTTTAATTAAGGATGGAAAGATTCTGACCATTATACCACAACCCTTGATAATTTGCCAAAGAACTGACAAATTCAATATGTCAAGACAAATTGGAAATTGGAATTGAATGTAATTGTTGGTACAGGTAATAATAGTACACTATGGCTGGTAAGAGTGACCAGCTTTGATGCATCTTTGATTTTTATTGTGTGGGTCCATAATTTATGCACTTTAATAGATTCAGTCATGCAAGTTCTATAATTGCTACCATTTCCATCCAATCACCAATATTCAAATGCAATATGTAACATAGCATCAGCATCTCAATAAATCAACTCTCTTCCTTTTTCTGCAAGGGTGGGTGAAAGAACATAAATTCTTAATTTAATGTGATTTGGCAGAATCAGTCCAAAAATATTAATAGAGAGGTCCAGGCCACGTTTCTAATGCCTCCAAAGCATGTTAGCTTGCGAACAACACATGGTTAATGAAAAACTTTGAATTTCAATTGATCCCTCTATTAGATTCTAATTAGAAATATCTTAAGAGAAAACGAGAAATCATTTGAATTCGAGGCAAAACCTTTATCTGCCGTTATAAAATTCTTCTACTCTAATTTCACAAAATTAAACGTCGGGAGATTGAGGAGTTAGTATTAATTCATGATGAAATTGTTGAAGCGCAGTGGCAGATCCACCCCTTTAAGAAGGAGTGGCATGACACCCACTAAGATGATAAAAATTTTATGTACTTATGTTTAAATTTTCTTAAACTAGGTTAAATGTCTGATCTTGCCACCCGTGTCGTAAACTAGACAAAGGTGTCATGATTTGTAGATCTTTTTGAAAGTTTTTCTCGTGTGTATAATTCAAGTTGGAATTTTATCTTGAACCTTGTCCGACTATTCCTTTTCTTTgtgctttttattttcttttgtccCGGTGATTTTCCTTTTCGGTTACCCCCAATTTTCTATTTGtcgttttattattattttttatattttttgtttctatattatattattttatatgtggtTTCTAGCAAGAACACTCAAAAAAAAGACTCCAAaactttaaaattatataaaataagcaCTCCTCTTAATCttaaatttatgagttttcttcTTTCGAATTCGAAAAACTTGGGTCTTAATGGGAATTTTGGATTGagattaaaaaaaatcatttttttattatatcataaaaatttgtgttattctatggttattaaatataatttaaatctcTTTACTATTAAATTATGATGAAAATTTCGTAAACATTTCTTAAAAATATGAGATTTATGATATTGATTTTTGGGAACTTGtagttaatttaattttataGTTATGGGgtataatttatttattgaagatatttttttaaatttcatattGATGTAATTCTCTTATTGAAGATGTTATTATATACTTGTGTAAATTTATTTTGAATATACAGAAAAAGATGTATTTTCCtagtaaaaatattaattttacttgtattgttaTAATAAAGGTGTGATTCCTTATTTAAAATGCTAATTACATTTGTTTTTTATATGCCAgatgtaatttttatatttacaaatAAAAACTACTCCACCTATTAGTTTGATCTGGTACGGGTAATAGTACAATGTGGCAGTCTCTAATGAAAAATGAAAGGAAATTGGTGGTAGGGGCCATGGCTGTGATTACAAGTTGATGTCTCCCATTTGTGCAGACCAAATCTAGTGAAGTTGTCATCATCTCCCCTTTGTCTTTCCCATCTTCACTGAATAAAAGAGAGCTTTTTAAGCATACCCGTCCATACCCACATTTTGCATtaaactactactactactagcaTTTGTGAGTGGCCAAATGCCCTTCTTTTTAGTAGCCATTTTAACGAAATATTTCTAACTTCAAAACCAATGAAGAAAGGCATAACTTGTACttcctttcttttctattttcccttttcttttgttgAAATAATGTAAATAAACTTTCCATGCGAGTGGCACGTTAGATGTGGGGTCATGTAGTGTCGTCCGTAAGATTTTATGCAAGCGACCGTAACCAAAAAGGAAGGTCGATAGCATAACACCTTGCACTCCATCAAGGAAAAACATGAGTTTAAAGATTGCTTTCCGTCCTAAATAGGAGTGCATGAAAATTTGACTTTGATGGCATGAGTAAACAAAACGGGTACCTGAGGCATTATTGATTGAACTTGATGAATGACACACCCCCATCAACCTATTGACGTAATTCAACGAATACATGAATTTGGATTTGAGACTCAGATTTTACTAAGGTTTTCACTTCCATCCCTAATTGTTGTTTACTTTGCATTATTTTTCAAACAGTTTAAATATATTTCAAGAAAAATTATGTATTAATCATAGTATTTGGCGAAGAAGATGATACTACGTAAAGCAATGTGTCTCTGCTACTGGAGCCACATGAATAGAATACCACTGATTTAGGGTTGAGAAGCAAGTTCCTCCATACTAAAACGACATGATATTTAGTACAGTAATTTTTACTTCACCGAAATTAGTTAATGAAAACGCAACTGGTAGCAACAGCCAGAGACCAATACGAGACGAGGTCAAGACTTAACCAATCAAATTGCGGCCTCTTAACCACTGGAATGTACTGAAGCAATTAATTCAGAAAGTAAAACACGAATATTAAACTGCAATATCATTTTTATTGTCTACTTTGGGTGAGTGGAAGGGGGGCTGGCTTTGTGAATGGAGAAAGAAAGCAAGAAAGGTAAAAGGAGAAGGAAAAAGGTGACCTCTGACTGAGTGCAACATTGGATTGAAAGATACATTCGACCAAATTGAGTTAACTGGGTTTGTTGCCTTCAGCATTTTGATTCACCAGACAACGCGTGACTCTCTTTACATTTTCTTCCACATTTGCCTTTTGGAACTTTCGTCCCAACTATGAAAAAAGAACACTTCTTGATTTGcaaacattttcttttctttttggtttttctttcttccttttttcatctttttttttttttttgggtgacTAGAAGAATGTCTTGTTTTACTTCTATATTTTCTAGTCCACCTTGTGATGGTAAGGAATTTGGCACTAACTCAGACCCTGTATATTAATAACCAAAAAGTAAAAGACATGAAGACAGGATGCACCTAACCTCATTGAGTCCTACATGACTAGCATGCATATTAGTTATAATATATGTATAGTTCATGTATAATGTGTGTATTGATGTATAATCAacgtataatctatgtataccagctaaaaaaaaataaacaatgaatCTGGCCGGCTATTAAAGTCAAACTTTGAAGTTCAACAATGGTACAGCCTATTggccaaaaaagaaaaacaacactTGGGATTCACTTCGTATTATGATTAAGTGCCTTAATGTTTCAAAAGATGTACCTTGGATAAGTTGCCAAATTCGAAGCCCGAGAGCCCTGTAACTTTCCAGCACTCTGAAATTCATATTAAGCAGACCAACTAAAAGAAATCCATTGACATGATTAGGAAAAGAGATTATAGGAAAACAGCCAATCCTTATACTTACAGCCAACAAAGAAAAGAGATTATAGGAATACAGTCAATCCTTATACTTACAGCCAAAATCCAATATGGAATTACAGATGTTAATTGAATCGCAGGCGTTTACAATCGTGCAAGCTACAAGTACAAAACCAAAACTAAAACCAAGTAGCCCAACATATGCTACAAATGTAACATCCAGTTGTGACCCAACTTGGATCTGTGTGGTGCAGTTTCACAAGGAAAATGTTACATTTGTCTATGATATGAGATTGATGAAGTAGTTGTTTCTTCAACTCAAGAAGAAAAAGGAATCCCAGGTACACCAAAATAAGCAGATACACGATGAATTCTcatagtttctttttttttcccctCACTCTTGCCCTTCTCAAGCGTggagcaacataacaaaatctcCTCATTTATGCCAGCATGACTCAGTTGACATGTGCCAGTCAGACAAACAGCAAACTATAGCGCGAGACATCTCCGCGTTTAGACACAGCAGAGAAGTTGAcaagaatccttctcaaaagtTGAGATTCTGCATCAGGCCATCTCCAGGAAGCGCAACCAAGCTCTCATGCAAAGAAAGCTGCCTTTACTGGGGACTTGTTCCGCACATATAAATTTAGCTGGTAGAACATTCTTCGTCACTCATTACGTAGTACATACCTGTGGCAGTAAATCATCACTTTTTGTCCACCTCACCGTATCTTTCACTGCCTTAACCACTGTAATATGACGACTACATCAACAGGGCGCCAACAGAACATAAATAGTCTCACAAATCATCCTATTTCTATTACAAATTTACAATATCTACTCAATATTACTTCAAGCCACAAAGAACTCACTTCAGAACTAAATCTTCAAAACCATTTCATAAGCAAAACCATGTTTAAAGCCGTTCAGTTTTCCAGTGCAGAGAGCCCACATTTAATGGGCAACCACGATATCCCCTTTTACAAGGTAAATATTTGGGGTTATAACTTTTGCCATCCCAATTAAATCTGGAGCTTCCCTATCTTTCATCCACATAACTAGGAGTTGCAACAAGGACATGATAGAAGTAAGCAATTtgagagactagagttgatcggAGTGATctaccccacccccacccccaccccaagTGACAAATATCTTCATCCAAGATGCAGATTCCTTTTCACATGCCTACAGGGAAACTGTTTAGCAGTTGCATAATTGTATATCAGCACTTTGAGCAGAAAATGACTAAGAAACCATCAACCCAATCAGAGAAGGTTATCAGTTGTAAACATCAAAACGCTCTCATTTTTCCCTGGAAACTAAAGgttcaaaaggaaaagcaaaccagatcaaatccaaaaatgaaagctACTCCCTGAGTAAAGATTGCTATATTATGAAACTAGCATCCATAACCTTCTATTCTCACATGTTTCGACAAGGCAATTCTGATCTGTTTTAATTTTGCTGCATCAAGTAATAATTGGACTAGAAACAAGAGTTACTTAGCTCACTAAACATCTCGATACACCACTATCAAGTCAGAAATGTAGCTTTAGGCACCAGAATATAATGCATTTGAGGTCAGCCTAATTCCTTCTCCAAAATAATGCATTTGGGGTCAGTCATTAAACAAGCAAACTTTTGCTGGCACGCAACACAGATTCAATTATTTATTTGTCATCTAAGCAGGCTAGAAACTTGAAATAAAATATCTAGTGAAAAGAGCAAAGGACCACTGATGGTAGCCTTACCTGTCGTGTCTTTCTGGAACACAGGGAGCAACCAGGATTTGACTGTGTCTCAGGAGAAACACATTTTCCAATTCGTTTACTGCACTAAACAGTTTTGCTGTTCCCCACAATAAGATCAGTTGAAAACTCACACAGGAaacatggaaggaaacaaaggcaagGTAATATGGTGCAACTTACAGCAAAACTTCAAGTTCTTCTGCAGCACTTTCTAAGATCAGCAGATTTAACGGATACCAGCTGTCCAAAAAATATGACCCACACCCAGCCTTCTCGGCTCATTTAGTAAAGAGAGCAAAAGCTGATTAgatagacaagaggggttgctctgatggtaagcaacccccacttccaaccaagaggttgtgagttcgagtctccccaagaaacagcctctctaccccagggtagggataaggtaTGTATACACACTACCctacccagaccccactaagtgggattataatgagttgttgttgttgttgttgtagcaaAAGCTGATTAGATGTTGAAGATTGTAGGCATGCGGACATAAGTGACTAACTCCATGTTATACATTCCTTTCTTTTACCACAAAATTGCAATTCTCTAGCAAtctcctcttttctttctctcgtTCTCTcctcactctttttttctttttttggcagAATTCCTTAGTAATCTGCTAAGTACATAATATAAATTTGTGAGACAGAATCAGTCGCTTATTTTCACCAGataaaaaaacttaaaaaagaaggagaaaaaagaATTAATGACGGATAATATAGTAAGTCCACTAAATTCCTCCACCAAAATTGTGCCTTGTgttcaattataaaaaaaaatgaagtatACGGCAACCCAAGGATCCAAGTACTCTAATAAAGGATGAATCATTGGGACTACATTGGAACTCATGTCTCCTTAGATATGTTACCTAATGCTCTCAATATTCATACTCCTATGTTTGACTATTCCCAACAGAAAGAACCTAATATTCAAAACTGGATCTTAAGAGAATTCCAAGTCTTATCCTTGAAGATTGAAACTTTATACACCTCTTGTCCCCAACCTGTAAATTTTAACGTTGAGCATGCTATGCCCTTATCATATACCAAAAAGTTGAATTCTCAAAAATTCATGAAATAGCAAATCAATCCCACTTTGTACACATGTACAGGAATATAACGCACTTAACAGCATGCCTCTTCACCAAATTGCACTGCAGGTCCTCACTTCCTTCTCATATCCAAGAGCCTGCTTGTGAATGGACAAAACAAGCAAAACCACATAGTATACAGGGTTGATTTAGCCTCTACTGCCACCAAAACCATTATGGTTAATTGCCTCAATAGCTTGCCGCACCAAACGTATTAGCTCCTCTACATCCTGGAAACTGAAGTCAATAACCCGTTTAACGGAAATGACAGCATCTTTATTCTCTGCCTCTCCAAGATTTGCAGTGGCAGCAGCAAAAGCATTCTGTGCTTTTTTAGAAGCCTCCATTGCAGAATTTACATCCTTTGTCTGCAAAATTTTACATCTTTTTAATTGCTTACCCTACAGAAATGGGCCAGCTAACACAGAAACAACACAAGAAATTAAACTATATGAAACTGATGGAACCTAAGCGCATAATTtcttcacccccccccccccccaaaaaaataataataataataataaggaagTAAAGTTCATTTTCATAGTTTTCCTCCAAAAACGAAGGAAGAAATCCCTCGACTCCTCCAGTATCCTGTAGTCATTTGACGTATAATAAAGGGAATAAAAACGCTGTAAATATCCAACAAAAGTGTGAACTAGTCCCAATATGTCTGAATCATAAACGAGTCAACAACTTACAAAGTCAAGCAGACGAACAAAACTAGGACGATTTCGAGGAGCAATAACATGATTTCCAGCATGAGAACCACTGCCTCTTGATAAAGCAGTCTTCTCTGCCACTGTCTGATTGTTTGTGTTATCAACATCAGATGCTGAAGATGAAGGAGATTCACCTGAATAAAAGCATGGGCTAAACATGATGCAACTACATAATATCGAGATTATCTGAACCAGAATCTCATTACAAACAACATAGGCAAAAACATATCCAAATTAAAGTGGGAAATTCACGCAAATGAAATTCACCTGAATAACATGTATGCACTAAACATGATGCAACAACTACATATATCGAGAATTTCTGGACGAGAATCACATTATAAGCACATAGATGCTAAAACATCACATAGATGCTAAAACATTTCTCGCAAGTGGGAAATTCATGTGAAGCTATGGTCTTCCATTAAAACAAAGCTAGACCACTATAAACCATGATGGCAAGATTCATAGATATGTCAATCGATATTCTATTCATACAATTATAACATTGTTAGATTTTAATTTTCAAGTCAAACTTTTTTCAGCTCCCGGCCCTGGGGCATTTTCTCctatctctttttttgttttaattttcctGTTGCGTCTAAATTGTGTCTAAGCATTCGTTGCATATCAGTTCTTTAATCACAATAAAGCCCACTGGCAAGCACGGCCAAACTCATAACTGAAATTGGGTAAAACCCAGCCGCTCATGCTTGACGACTTCATTGTAGACTGAGTTATATCAAtcaaaattaaagatgaaatttcTTCTTAAAGTTTCAAATATTCATTCCCCACTTCCCTCCCAACACCTCTGAGATGTCTCGCTCACACATTTAAGCATAGTGCAGCTGCATGAATCAAGACTGGGTTTTTTCAACCAAGAAATCCACTATTTCCAGCTTCAAAACTTGGTCTTGATGGGGCCTGCCCCTCTATCTTTCTGCACTTAAATATCAGACTTGGTCACCAACTATGATAACTCGTGAGGTGTGTCTACCACACCTTTCGAGATGTCTACCTCTGCTGCTAAACCAACGCTGGGGGAATGTTTGAGTCAAGACTGTTATATTTAGGATGTCTTATTTTCCCCACtgggatttttttattttttatttttttttgagaaagGTAGCAGCCCACTTTGGAATTGTTTATCGCTGAAAATAATTGGCTTTTGGTTCGGATAACTCTTGTGGCCAAAGCTGATGCAAAATGCACATCTATGTAATTTCTCAGGGTGGGTTATCTTTTTAACCACATCTCGGTTAAGCAAATCCTTTTCAACTTATAATCACGCTACGTCTACGCTGAATGGTGTCTCTTTGAATGTGGATATAAaacaacaaaaggaaaaagaaagaaaactaccaaaagtATCATCATGTTCCTGAGGTTTCGTTATACGGTTATGCTAACAACACACTGCTGGAAAGTTTGATGGCAATAAGACAAGAAACTCTTACGTCCAGTACTTCATGACAAAAAAACAGACCTTGAGGAGGAACTTGCAAACTTGCTTGCAGATCATGCCAAATTCTGCTCGAACTCATATTTTTGCAGAATACCACCCTCATGTATGCAACCTCCATACACTTATAGGCCAAAGCAGCAGTGGCAACTTCATCACGTTTCTCATATTCATGTGCACAAGTTCTGCAACATTATAAATATCCATTACAAAGCAGATAAAAAGAGCAGTCATCGAACAAGCAGTTATGAGATAGTTGTAACTAACTTCAGACTTGCTTAACCTGTATGGACAAGTTTACACAGAATATTCAACTTTGTCTGCACTAAACCGGGTTCTATGAAGAAATGAGTCATACCAAACTCTAAACTAGCGGACATTCAGCAGCCTTTACaggaaaaaaattaattaaataaacaatAGTTTCACTTATACAAATTATTTAACAGTAGTTTCTGCTGAGCAACAACTTGGCAAGGCAGAGGTTCTTCATAAAACGACACGGCCTTGAGCAAAACAGTAAACCAAAAGATAAACCTATCAGTTATAGTTTTGGGGAGCTGCAAGTTTGGAATTTTCCCCATAGAGAAAAGGTTAAATAAGTGCTTATGAAATGGTATATCTATCAGTATTGTAAAGTTTGAAGTTACACATACTCGCAAAGTTTGGCTGTGTTACTATAGATTTGTATTTGATTCATCTCCCCGTGTTTGCTACTTtccccatttgagttttctaaaAGTGAAGCACCCTGAAGAAACTTCAATGCAGCTTGAAAATAAGCTTGATTATATTCAGCATGAAATCCAGAGTTCTGCAAATAGCTTTAATAATTAGGAAAACTAATACATGCACTGCACAAGGAGAAGGGATCATGATTTCTTCAGCAGAAAGTCAACTAGATAAAGCAGAGGCAGAGAAGAAATTAACTTTGGGAAATAGACCAGCAACAAGTTCTAATTGAGATAAAAATATAAGCTTAAAAGAGATATTAGTATAACCTTAAGACGATCAGCACAATCTCTAAGGTTTTCAGCTT of the Nicotiana tabacum cultivar K326 chromosome 7, ASM71507v2, whole genome shotgun sequence genome contains:
- the LOC107818364 gene encoding protein LATERAL BRANCHING OXIDOREDUCTASE 1-like, which gives rise to MAPVPSFPVKVGHIDDVQELKKTKPSSIPERFVRDMIERPKLATVTTPSSCNLNNIPVVDLSKILKGNKNSQDFHFEILKLSSSCEEWGFFQVINHGIDLDLLEKMEKIAMEFFMLPLEEKQKYPMAPGTVQGYGQAFVFSEDQKLDWCNMFALGVEPHFIRNPKLWPTKPADFSETVEIYSREIRKLCKNLLKYIAISLGLNEDIFEEMFGVAVQALRMNYYPACPRPDLVLGLSPHSDGSALTVLQQGKGNSVGLQILKDNVWVPIQPIPNALVINIGDTIEVLTNGRYKSVEHRAVTHQEKDRLSIVTFYAPSYEIELGPLQELVDENNPCKYKRYNHGEYSMHYVTNKLQGKKTLDFAKIYNN